In Hevea brasiliensis isolate MT/VB/25A 57/8 chromosome 13, ASM3005281v1, whole genome shotgun sequence, a single genomic region encodes these proteins:
- the LOC110667768 gene encoding protein GAMETE CELL DEFECTIVE 1, mitochondrial, which produces MHSLRRLAVITIKRATPIYGLISTIPKTHFDSTALCNSLSTKSNKNDNDEWNDAWETAWLPEDITAKNRAPWETDVNFPSKDSAVALSPEADAETKAFVEEMNENWNERRKVTKTHQQQQRDKEGKRGPGDGTSLYSLENMKKDYRLKKQRIHAGLWMKEIEKQQEAKLGDSGLASADDIDRLLDSCSEIFDTANNDLDNSRAPRSSEFKSKPDGWETTSKVQDGNIWEMSQREEDILLQEFDRRIAYSKFQIASFIKTHIFSRRRPIDGWKYMIEELGPNAKKGKGSVSRIPSLSDSSTQPFKEERTTVGNNFMPLKGK; this is translated from the exons ATGCATTCCCTTCGACGCTTAGCAGTTATTACCATAAAAAGAGCAACACCTATCTATGGACTCATCTCCACGATCCCAAAAACGCATTTTGATTCAACTGCCCTTTGCAATTCCCTATCCACCAAGTCCAACAAAAACGACAACGATGAATGGAACGATGCTTGGGAAACTGCCTGGCTGCCAGAGGACATCACAGCCAAAAACAGAGCTCCGTGGGAGACGGACGTGAATTTCCCATCCAAAGACTCAGCGGTGGCGCTGTCACCAGAGGCAGATGCAGAGACCAAGGCATTTGTGGAGGAAATGAATGAAAACTGGAACGAAAGGCGTAAAGTGACCAAGACTCATCAACAACAGCAGCGAGATAAGGAAGGGAAGAGGGGTCCTGGGGATGGGACTTCACTTTATAGTTTGGAGAATATGAAGAAGGATTACAGGTTGAAGAAGCAGAGAATCCATGCTGGGTTATGGATGAAAGAGATTGAGAAGCAACAGGAGGCTAAATTGGGGGATTCAGGTCTAGCTTCAGCAGATGATATTGACCGGTTGCTTGATAGCTGCTCTGA GATTTTTGATACTGCCAACAATGACTTGGACAACTCAAGAGCCCCAAGGTCTTCAGAGTTTAAAAGCAAGCCGGATGGTTGGGAAACAACATCTAAGGTGCAAGATGGGAATATATGGGAGATGTCACAAAGGGAAGAAGATATTCTCCTCCAAGAATTTGATCGTCGAATTGCATACAGCAAATTCCAG ATAGCTAGTTTTATCAAGACTCACATATTTAGCCGGAGAAGACCGATTGATGGGTGGAAATATATGATAGAGGAGCTGGGACCAAATGCCAAGAAAGGGAAAGGTAGTGTCTCAAGGATACCAAGTCTTTCTGACTCATCAACTCAACCATTCAAGGAGGAGAGGACAACAGTTGGCAACAATTTCATGCCCTTGAAGGGGAAATAG